TACAGGCGGCCGTTCATCAGCACACTGAAACCGGAGCATGGACCCTAACGCTTGCAACTCCGGTTATCACATCTGATTTTTAGCCAATTAATCGGATCAGCATAAGCCCGGCAATGGTAAAAGTGATCCCGAAAACTTCCATCCTGGAAAACTTTTCTTTCAGGAACAGTCTGGCATAAAAGATCACAAGCAGTACATTGCTGGCTTCAATGGCCGAAACAAGGCCAGTTATTCCGGTTTCATAGGCCTTGAGCAGAAAAACCATTCCAAAAATATTGGTCAAACCGACGAACAATCCCCAGGCTACTGTTTTGGACGCAGGCCACACAGGTTGTTCTAACGTTGCCGCTATTTCATGAGCGACAGAGTGAGCTTCATGCATGTCCCTTTTGTTTCTCAAAATACCAATAATCCACGTGCATCCGAACAAGACCGCCCCGGTTACATACATCCCGACCAGAATAGGTAAAGTCTGTCCGCCCCATAACATGGACTGCTTGGAGGTAATATCCGTAAAAGCAAAGCCAAGCATAGCCAGAAGCCCCCACTGGGCACCTCTCATATTGGACAGGGATAAATCCCCTGAGTAACGAATCATGATCATTCCGGACAAAATAATCAGAAAAGCTATAATTTGACCAACGGTCAATGTTTCGCCCCAAAGGCCGAAAGCAAAAAGTACCACGACTACAGGCGAAAGTCCTGTAAGCAGGGCTACGAGAGAAGCTTTCCCGGTAGCAAACCCTTTGTACATCGCTGAGTTAGATATATAAGAGAGCAGCCCCATCACACATCCAAGCAATGCAGCCATCGTATAAGTTTGCCCGTTAACGGCTGTCAGCAGAATGGATATTATCGCACCGCATACATACACGGCAAACAACATCAAATCCCGTGGAATCGGTCTGCTGGAAGTCCATTGGTACAAAACTCCTCTGAGTCCGAACAGCACCGCTGCACCAAAAGCGTACAATACCCACATGCCTTTCAAACTCCTTTTTCTATATGATCTATTTCACATATGCGCTTTCTTCACTTTAAGAAATTAAGAGGCATTTCGTCAACCCGGCTTTAACTATTTATCTGGATAACGCAGTAAAATAACCACCTTTTTACATGGATTCCATGCTATTAAACTAAGAAACCGCTTCCAATGTCATTCCTTCACTTATATCGAATTAATTAATTTAAAATTAATTATTATTGTAAAAAGAAAAAGGTTTGAGCTTTAGAGATGATGAAGCTTCGGAAAAAAACTAACCCCCAGGCCAAGAACGTTGACCCGGGGGTTAACCTTAACCTAGGCATTCCGGCTAAGCTTGTCCCAACCTCTCATCCAGTTCGTCCCAGTGATCCATCAGCCAGGACATTTCTTCGGAAAAACGGTGCGGAAAGGTGCCGAAATTTTCCATATTCTCTGTAAGCCAATAAGGGGATTCCAGCCACCATATCAGTCGCAGAGAGCGAGCTATTTCCCCTGGTGCGAAAGGAATCTCTTCTCTGTATCCGTCAAGGAAAGCCGATACCCTGTTAATGTGCAGGGTTTCTCCCTCCAGCATGCCGGACAACACGGACCTTGCTACGTCCAGTTCAGGATAGCTGTATCGCAGACGGTCAAAATCCAAAATAGAAGAAAGCTCTCTGGGATAGAAAAGCAGATTATCCACCCATAAATCCTGATGGGTCCATCCCGTGCGTGCTTCTTCGAATTCTTGTACATTCATTCTTTCAATAAGATGTCTCCGCTTTTCCAGCTTTTGCAATACACCGGGACTTCCGGACCGTTCCGCCTGGTCCTTGGCCTTCTGCCATACTTGCAACTGCTCACTTATAGAAGGCGGTATCCAGAACAGTTCGTGACGATGAGCGGATGGCCCCTCGTTCAGCAAACGGTGCATTTTACCGGTCATTCGCCCCAAATGATGGGCCTGATGCTCGTTCAGCTTGCCCGGCTTGACCATTTCCCCCGGACAGAACGGCATGACGACAAACCTCTGTCCTCCCGGAGTCTGATGCAGAAGATTCCCTGATTTGGCTATAGGAAGAGGACAGGGAATGCCGCTGTGGTGAAGGAACTCCTGAAAGCGGAGTGTCAGGTAAATCTCGGACAAGTCAATATTCTGGCACCGCTCTGCACTATATTGTTTGACGAACATGACCCCTTCATCTGTTATTACCTTCCACTTTAAGTTCAACCATCCCCTATGGATGGGAACCGCGTCCAGCACCTGCAAAGACAGTATAGCAGAGAGCGTTTCCATAATTTCATCCTGAATAGAGTGCATATGCACATCCATAGTAACCCCCCTTATTTTATCTGCCTATCCCTCTCTTCTTTATATGGACGATATTCGCGAAAAAAAGCCTGCAATTGGCCATCCGCCGTATTGTCTGATTATTCCCCTGTTTTCCCGGGACGGTCAGAATAGAACAGAAAAAACTTACATATTAGACACTTTTATACCCCGTTTGGTTCCATAATAAATCGAAAATAAACCAGGCTCATCTCTTTACGGGCAGAAGATGGCCTGAAAAAGCAATTCTTAGGATGAAATCAAGCTTTTGCCTGATTGGACTGGGCGGCCTTCTTTCCCAGATTTACCTTCAGCCTTGACAATGGGAACAAGGCCAGGAGCAGAATGATGGCAGAGATAGTGAATACCAAGACCAAGGAAAAAGATGCCATGAAAGGTCCCGAGAAAAGGGTACCGATCAGCAGAAATCCCGTCATAATTGGAGAAATCAGCCCGTTCACACGGCCAATATATTTCTCTTCCACATTGGTAATCATAAACATGCTGAGCATCACCTGAGTGAATGCAAGGAAAAAGCCGGTTAAAAACCGAAGGGGGGCAGTAATCCATACCGTAGTGGAAAGAGCCTCGATCACGATTGCACTTGCGTCAAACAAAAAAACCGCCATTAATGTAGTTCTCACGTTAAGACGCCCGGCTAAAGAAGAAACTACGATCCCTCCAATCAGCATCCCCACCCCGGCAAGGGCACTGAACCACTGGAGATGTTCTTTATCTAAACCAAGCCTTTCAGTAACAATAAACACATCCAACGGTTGAATGAGACCTCCTGATAAACCGATTACCATAAACATCAAACAGATCGCAACCAGATTCGAATTTCCTTTGACATACGAAAAACCCTTTTTGATCTCCTCGGTAAAATTGGATGGTTCTTCATCCTCCTTCTCTGTTTCAGGCAATCCTATCAGCACACAACCTGACAAGATAAAGATCACGATCAAGCAGATTAAAGAAGGGAAAATACCAAGCTGCACGTAAATAAAAGTTCCGATGACCGGACCCACAATAAAGAAGAGTGAGAACAGGCTTTGCACCAGGCCAATAGCAGTACCCACTTGTTCCTCGGGAACAAAGCGTTTGAAAATTTTAGAAGAGCAAGGCTGGGAGAACTGTGAAACTATAGCCGAGACAAAAGTGGCAAGAAAGACAGCCTGCCAGTATCCCATCCAAACGAGAAGAAGGATAACCGCTACGGAGGCTGCACTGAGGAAATCTCCCCAGACCATCGTTTTTTTCGGGTTCCAGCGGTCGGCAAGTGCCCCTCCAATAAACGAGAACAGGAAAATGGGAGCGTATTCTATTACAGTAAGCATAGAAACCATCACCGGATTATGGTTTGTATGCTCCATGATGAAAAAAAGCAGTGCGATGTTCCGGATCCATATACCCATATTCTGTAAAATGTCGGAAAGCATCACACGAAGAAATACTTTGTTTTTAAGTAAGCTGTTCATAAACCAAACTCCTTTTTATAGACTGGTCGTACGGTCAGTTAGGGGATAAAGAAAAGCAGCTAATTCTAAGAAGCTGCCATCCCATAAAGCATAATATCGACACTTTTCTTATAAAGCGCCAATAGTTCTTCCTGGGTTAAATCATGATAATAACTCCCCACTCCAGCCATAAAGCCGGTAAGAATAAGAGTCATCTCATCCACATTTCCCTGCTTGAACTCCCCGGATGCCATCCCTTCCTCAATGACGCTGCGGAATGAATGCAGCGGAAGCATGCCAATTTCATTGGCCTTTTCAAGCAATAGCTTATCGGCAAGCTGGCTTCCTGCAAATTCTTCCAGCGCTTTGATTAAGGGGCCGGCAAAGTCCAATGCGGTATGTTCGGCAATACCATACAGCTTTTCTTTGGCTGAAGAATAGGCAGTGGATTTCATATTCCACTTCTCAATCCAATCCATCATAGATTGCTCTAAAAGGTACAGGAATAAATTTTCCTTACTCTTAAAATGATAATAAATGTTTCCCTTGCTCGTTTGCGCGGCTTCTGTTATTTCCTCCATTGAAGTTGCAGCATACCCTTTCTGGGAGAACAATTCCTTCGCCTTGTCTGCAATCCGCTGTTTGGTCTGCTCTCCTTCTCTTTTGCGTTTTTTCATATTTGTTCCCCCTTTGTCTTTTACTGACCGAACGGTCTATTTATAGTATACCAAATAAAACCCGGGATTTCCATAGGGAAAACCCGGGCTTATCTTCTATAGGGATATTAAACCGGAACAAAGTTAAATGCCGGACGCTACTTGGGGTACCATAAGCTCAGTTCTCTTCATATGAAGAGCAAGCTGACCCTGCTGAACAATATAATGGCACAAATCTACTACCCGGCAGGCATACGCCCACTCATTATCATACCAGGCAAGTACTTTAAGCTGCCTGCCTGTGGCCATTAGGGATAAACCATCTACAACAGCAGATTTGTCGTTCCCGATAAAATCAGATGATACGAGCGGTTCCTCCGTATATCCGAATATTGCGGCATAACTTCCTTGTGCGGCTCCCTTCAGCACATCCCGTACCTCTTCAACGGTAACTTCACGTTCCAATTCCAGTGTCAGGTCGGCCAGAGAAACGTCCGGCGTGGGAACCCTTAGAGAAATTCCGTGCACGTGAGGGGCCAGATGAGGGAGAATTTCCAGGAGTGCTTTGCCTACACCTGTTGTAGTAGGAATTACCGATTGGGTACAGCCTCTTGCTCTCCGTAAATCTTTATGGGGGTTATCCAGATGGTTCTGGTCATTCGTAAACGCATGTACTGTAGTAATCCATCCGCTTTTTACCGCGAAAGCATCATCCATGATTTTAAGAACAGGTGCCACACAATTGGTCGTACAAGAGGCAGCAGATAACAAGTGATGATTCTCCGAGCAGTACGAGTTTTCATTGACCCCCATAACGATGGTGGCGTCCATCTGCTTTCCGGGGGCTGTAATAAGCACCTTACGGGCTCCTGCGGCCAAATGCCGGACAGCTCCCTCCCGGTTATTGAATTTTCCTGTTGCATCAATGACAAACCCTACTCCGAGCTCATCCCAGGGAAGCTCCTCCGGTTTCCGTTCCCTGACGATTTTAACCGGATGTCCGTTTATGGCTATCTCGTCCTCTGTATAAGAAATATCAGCATTCCAAATCCCATGTACACTGTCATATTTCAACAAATGTGCAATAGTGGAGGCCGGATGTGAACAGTTGATGGCAGCCACATTAACTTTAGGCTGTTCTTCTCCAAAAATAGACCTGAGGACTAATCTACCTATCCGTCCTAAACCACTGATTCCCACTTTCATCGCATGTATGACCTCCCGTTAATGAATTAACCCATGTTTAATACATATTAATCTCTATATAATACATACCATATAAAAAGATCATGCACAATATAAATCCGTTTAATCTTTCATTTGTTGGATTATTAACCGCCTAAGGCCATACGAAATCTGTTAAACGAGTTAAAAAAGACGAAGCTCAGATGTTCTGGCTTCGTCTTTTTTTTATATTATCCGTCACTGTATGGCTATTACCAACAGGATATGTTTGTGTTTCCTCCCGACAGCATCGGAGACTTTAGTTTATCCGAAACACTTTTTGTTCCTGACTGCTGAGCATTGCGCATTCAATCAGCCGGATAACACGTTTGGAGTCGGAGGGGTCTACAGGCGGTTTTACGCCCTGCTCAATGGCAGAACGAAGATTTTCATAAAAGGCCTCATATCGGCCTCTTTTCGTCTGTATCCGGCTTTCGGCAGGTAGACCGTTCACTTCGTATACAAGTGTCCCGTAATCCGTTTGGGGTTCTTCTCCCCAACCCTTTTGTCCAGGCTGCATGCCTTCGCGCAAAGCTCCTTCCTGGGGATCCAGGCCATATTTGGTATAGCTTCCCCGGTCACCGTGTATCTCAAAACGCGGTCCAGGCTGGCGTACCAGCGAACCGGCACTCAACATTACCCGCATGGTCCCGTAAAACAGCGTGATCTGAAAATAATCCGTAGCCTCAGCTCCCTTACGCTGTCTGGCCAAGTCGGCAAACACTGCCTCCGGCATTCCGAACAACTGCACAGCCTGGTCCACCAGATGCGCACCCAGATCATACAAAATCCCGGAGCCTCCTACATCCTGCTCCTTCCAGCGATTTTGTACCTGCGGGCGGAAACGGTCAAACCGGGATTCAAACAGGGCGATCTTGCCCAACTCCCCAGATTCAACGAGACGTTTTACCGTCAGAAAATCTCCATCCCAGCGCCGGTTCTGGTACACCGTTAGCACTACTCTTTGCGCTTTGGCCAGTTGGATAAGTTCTTCCGCCTCGGATGATGTCACTGTAAACGGCTTCTCTACTACCACATGTTTTCCAGCTTTCAATGCTTGTTTCACATAGTCATAGTGGGTGTACGTAGGGGTGGTCACAATAATCAGGCGGATTTCCTCCTTCTGAATCAGATCTTCTAACCCGGGTACAACCTCGACTTCAGGGAAATCCTTGTGAACCTTCTCAGGTTTGGAAGAGACCACCGCTTTCAGATCAAATCCTTCCATACTATGTATAAACGGGGCATGAAATACTGAGCCGGACAAACCATATCCGATAATGCCTACTTGAATCGTCATATATATCCCTCCTTGGGTGATAAACATGTTATGATACCCATTTTACCCAAGGCCGCAAAAAACCACCAGCCATAAATGAGTTCTTTACCCAAAGGCTTTACGGAATTTGCCCGACCGTCTGTCTTTCAGCGGCTTTGGAACCGCCAGTTCTCCCCCGCACATCAACAACGCAAGCGGCAGAATAGCCAGGGTAGCGATGGGCAAAGCGATAGGGAAAAACCGGGAACCTCCTCCCTGTAAGTGATCCAGGGCAAACAAAACCCCTGCAGATACTACATAAAGCAAGGCGATAAACTGCCAGATATTTCTTTTCCATAAAAAACCGGACAAAATCAAATAACCGCCTACAAGCCCGGCGACATCGTACGGTATGAGTAGTTTCAATTCCTTATAGGTACGTTAGAAACCCGTAAAAAAGCTTCAATAACAGCATTTCTTATAAAGATGTAACCAAAGAAATATACCTTCTAAAATCACTGTACCCTATTTGCCCTTGATATTATAGGCTTTGTTACAAAAAAGATTGTCGTCGATCCCCCGGTTTTTTACGCTATTGGGGGTCGACGACAATTCGCTGCTACGG
This Paenibacillus larvae subsp. larvae DNA region includes the following protein-coding sequences:
- a CDS encoding DMT family transporter; translation: MWVLYAFGAAVLFGLRGVLYQWTSSRPIPRDLMLFAVYVCGAIISILLTAVNGQTYTMAALLGCVMGLLSYISNSAMYKGFATGKASLVALLTGLSPVVVVLFAFGLWGETLTVGQIIAFLIILSGMIMIRYSGDLSLSNMRGAQWGLLAMLGFAFTDITSKQSMLWGGQTLPILVGMYVTGAVLFGCTWIIGILRNKRDMHEAHSVAHEIAATLEQPVWPASKTVAWGLFVGLTNIFGMVFLLKAYETGITGLVSAIEASNVLLVIFYARLFLKEKFSRMEVFGITFTIAGLMLIRLIG
- a CDS encoding phosphotransferase; this encodes MDVHMHSIQDEIMETLSAILSLQVLDAVPIHRGWLNLKWKVITDEGVMFVKQYSAERCQNIDLSEIYLTLRFQEFLHHSGIPCPLPIAKSGNLLHQTPGGQRFVVMPFCPGEMVKPGKLNEHQAHHLGRMTGKMHRLLNEGPSAHRHELFWIPPSISEQLQVWQKAKDQAERSGSPGVLQKLEKRRHLIERMNVQEFEEARTGWTHQDLWVDNLLFYPRELSSILDFDRLRYSYPELDVARSVLSGMLEGETLHINRVSAFLDGYREEIPFAPGEIARSLRLIWWLESPYWLTENMENFGTFPHRFSEEMSWLMDHWDELDERLGQA
- a CDS encoding MFS transporter, with protein sequence MNSLLKNKVFLRVMLSDILQNMGIWIRNIALLFFIMEHTNHNPVMVSMLTVIEYAPIFLFSFIGGALADRWNPKKTMVWGDFLSAASVAVILLLVWMGYWQAVFLATFVSAIVSQFSQPCSSKIFKRFVPEEQVGTAIGLVQSLFSLFFIVGPVIGTFIYVQLGIFPSLICLIVIFILSGCVLIGLPETEKEDEEPSNFTEEIKKGFSYVKGNSNLVAICLMFMVIGLSGGLIQPLDVFIVTERLGLDKEHLQWFSALAGVGMLIGGIVVSSLAGRLNVRTTLMAVFLFDASAIVIEALSTTVWITAPLRFLTGFFLAFTQVMLSMFMITNVEEKYIGRVNGLISPIMTGFLLIGTLFSGPFMASFSLVLVFTISAIILLLALFPLSRLKVNLGKKAAQSNQAKA
- a CDS encoding TetR/AcrR family transcriptional regulator, which produces MKKRKREGEQTKQRIADKAKELFSQKGYAATSMEEITEAAQTSKGNIYYHFKSKENLFLYLLEQSMMDWIEKWNMKSTAYSSAKEKLYGIAEHTALDFAGPLIKALEEFAGSQLADKLLLEKANEIGMLPLHSFRSVIEEGMASGEFKQGNVDEMTLILTGFMAGVGSYYHDLTQEELLALYKKSVDIMLYGMAAS
- the gap gene encoding type I glyceraldehyde-3-phosphate dehydrogenase; amino-acid sequence: MKVGISGLGRIGRLVLRSIFGEEQPKVNVAAINCSHPASTIAHLLKYDSVHGIWNADISYTEDEIAINGHPVKIVRERKPEELPWDELGVGFVIDATGKFNNREGAVRHLAAGARKVLITAPGKQMDATIVMGVNENSYCSENHHLLSAASCTTNCVAPVLKIMDDAFAVKSGWITTVHAFTNDQNHLDNPHKDLRRARGCTQSVIPTTTGVGKALLEILPHLAPHVHGISLRVPTPDVSLADLTLELEREVTVEEVRDVLKGAAQGSYAAIFGYTEEPLVSSDFIGNDKSAVVDGLSLMATGRQLKVLAWYDNEWAYACRVVDLCHYIVQQGQLALHMKRTELMVPQVASGI
- a CDS encoding oxidoreductase, giving the protein MTIQVGIIGYGLSGSVFHAPFIHSMEGFDLKAVVSSKPEKVHKDFPEVEVVPGLEDLIQKEEIRLIIVTTPTYTHYDYVKQALKAGKHVVVEKPFTVTSSEAEELIQLAKAQRVVLTVYQNRRWDGDFLTVKRLVESGELGKIALFESRFDRFRPQVQNRWKEQDVGGSGILYDLGAHLVDQAVQLFGMPEAVFADLARQRKGAEATDYFQITLFYGTMRVMLSAGSLVRQPGPRFEIHGDRGSYTKYGLDPQEGALREGMQPGQKGWGEEPQTDYGTLVYEVNGLPAESRIQTKRGRYEAFYENLRSAIEQGVKPPVDPSDSKRVIRLIECAMLSSQEQKVFRIN